In a single window of the Bacillus clarus genome:
- a CDS encoding glutathionylspermidine synthase family protein, with product MSQYIKKRSQFYSKFPHFWSNLYESEYSLFHVFPITEQTMKQLKLATERMGKVFFKTARLLRTLSDAQLLELGFPPASLPFIRMNPLYPESVISRFDFVVTGDGSIKMLEFNSDTPTFIVECFHINGKVCEELNFDDPNKNQERLLSSGITKAVMEAAKGIEKPNVIFTAHHENIEDWNTTLYLSQLCQVENKMIPMSELRITADALVDSDGISIDILYRQTYPIEDLIEDRDPETGDLVGVELLQLVREGKLFIINPVSAFLLQPKSIQCLIWGLAEQDAFYTNEEQQWIKEYMLPTYLEPDLFLGKSSYVQKPSFGREGDTVTIRDQDTHIMIRNTHQTYAQELPVFQKYTKLPVVLLETEKGNEELSYVFGAFLIAGKASSIGIRAGEKITGNESYYLPVGIKKGGL from the coding sequence ATGTCGCAATACATAAAGAAACGAAGTCAATTTTATTCAAAGTTCCCTCACTTTTGGTCTAATTTGTACGAGAGTGAGTATAGTCTTTTTCATGTTTTTCCAATAACTGAGCAAACTATGAAACAATTGAAATTAGCAACAGAACGAATGGGGAAAGTATTTTTTAAGACTGCTAGGCTTCTTCGGACTTTGTCCGATGCACAGCTTCTCGAACTTGGTTTTCCACCTGCAAGCTTGCCTTTTATTAGAATGAACCCCCTTTATCCTGAATCAGTTATTTCACGATTTGATTTTGTTGTGACAGGTGATGGTAGCATCAAAATGCTTGAGTTTAATAGTGATACTCCAACTTTTATAGTGGAATGCTTTCATATAAATGGAAAGGTTTGCGAAGAATTAAATTTTGACGATCCAAATAAAAATCAGGAGCGCCTTCTTTCTTCTGGTATTACAAAAGCAGTGATGGAGGCCGCTAAAGGAATAGAAAAACCGAACGTTATTTTCACAGCCCATCATGAAAATATAGAAGATTGGAATACTACTTTGTATTTGAGTCAGCTCTGTCAGGTTGAAAATAAAATGATACCCATGTCAGAGCTTAGAATTACTGCCGATGCTTTAGTGGACAGCGATGGTATATCAATTGATATTTTATATCGCCAAACATATCCGATTGAAGATTTGATTGAGGATCGGGATCCGGAAACTGGGGATTTAGTAGGAGTTGAGTTGTTACAACTTGTCAGAGAAGGAAAGCTCTTTATTATAAATCCTGTATCAGCCTTTCTGCTTCAGCCAAAATCGATTCAATGCCTTATTTGGGGATTAGCGGAGCAAGATGCTTTTTACACTAATGAGGAACAACAATGGATTAAAGAATATATGCTACCTACATATTTAGAACCAGATTTATTTTTAGGGAAAAGTTCTTATGTGCAAAAACCTTCTTTCGGTAGAGAAGGTGACACGGTTACAATTCGTGATCAGGACACTCATATTATGATTCGAAATACACATCAAACATATGCACAAGAACTTCCTGTATTTCAAAAGTATACGAAGCTTCCAGTTGTTCTTCTTGAGACTGAAAAAGGGAACGAGGAGTTGTCGTATGTATTTGGGGCATTTTTAATTGCTGGAAAAGCAAGTAGTATCGGTATACGTGCCGGTGAAAAAATTACGGGAAATGAATCATATTATTTACCAGTAGGAATTAAAAAAGGAGGATTATAA
- a CDS encoding DUF350 domain-containing protein has product MVNFLLYLAVSIGLLCIGLFLMEVTTKVKEFKLMAQGNKAVSYVLGGRLLGLAIVLYSTAANSISLLDMVSWGAVGILAQIVVFYLAEWLTPRFNINQSIEDDNQAVGLFLMFLSISIGIVIAGCVTY; this is encoded by the coding sequence ATGGTGAATTTTTTACTTTATTTAGCGGTTTCAATCGGTCTTTTATGCATTGGTCTCTTCCTTATGGAAGTGACAACAAAAGTAAAAGAATTTAAGCTAATGGCTCAAGGGAATAAAGCGGTAAGCTATGTACTTGGAGGAAGACTTCTTGGGCTTGCTATTGTTTTGTATTCAACTGCTGCGAATTCTATTTCACTTTTGGATATGGTTTCATGGGGAGCCGTTGGAATTTTAGCTCAGATTGTTGTATTCTATTTAGCTGAATGGCTCACACCACGTTTTAATATTAATCAAAGTATTGAAGACGATAATCAGGCTGTTGGACTTTTCCTTATGTTCTTATCTATTTCTATTGGAATTGTAATTGCTGGCTGTGTAACATATTAA
- a CDS encoding cation-transporting P-type ATPase has translation MLYVNKTVGNTSYKPSKKSIKEQTMLQKNRDLLIEIATRDVKSVFAYFKTTRDGLSMKEAQKRIQMYGRNELSSKRALLAEVIMKLSGMIPGVSKQKVDNELQRETVTVSRVDGCNVQGLNNESKMMKLPVEELVPGDMIFLTEGDTVPADVRIIYANDLLVNESVLTGNDASIEKFESCYHLERKRFIPLKRMKDYNPLQLENVCFKGTYIVKGNAKAVVISTGKNTYSGILHTCCSRTF, from the coding sequence ATGTTATATGTAAATAAAACTGTGGGTAACACTTCTTATAAACCAAGTAAAAAATCAATAAAAGAACAAACAATGCTTCAAAAAAATAGAGATTTGTTAATTGAAATCGCAACAAGAGATGTAAAATCTGTATTTGCGTATTTTAAAACAACAAGAGATGGATTATCTATGAAAGAAGCGCAAAAGCGTATTCAAATGTATGGTCGAAATGAATTATCTTCGAAAAGAGCGCTTCTTGCTGAAGTCATAATGAAGCTAAGTGGAATGATTCCAGGGGTTTCAAAACAAAAAGTGGATAACGAGTTGCAGCGTGAAACAGTTACCGTTTCTAGAGTCGATGGATGTAATGTACAAGGACTAAATAATGAATCAAAAATGATGAAACTTCCAGTGGAAGAGCTTGTTCCTGGGGATATGATTTTTCTTACAGAGGGTGATACAGTACCAGCAGATGTACGTATTATTTATGCAAATGATTTATTAGTAAATGAATCTGTTCTAACAGGAAACGATGCGAGTATTGAGAAATTTGAAAGCTGTTATCATCTTGAGCGTAAACGATTCATTCCGTTAAAGCGAATGAAAGATTACAATCCGCTCCAACTGGAAAATGTATGTTTTAAAGGTACGTATATTGTTAAGGGAAACGCAAAGGCTGTAGTTATTTCAACAGGTAAAAATACGTATTCAGGAATCCTTCATACATGTTGTAGTAGAACGTTTTAA
- a CDS encoding 5'-3' exonuclease, translating to MKKVLLVDGMALLFRAFYATSVYGQFMKRQDGTPTNGIHGYMKHLLTATQTIEPTHIVTCWDMGSTTFRTESFSNYKANRVAPPEELIPQFDLVQEMTEKLSIPVIGLKGYEADDCIGTLAKEYCNDAEVYILTGDTDLLQLVDANVTVMLLRKGIGNYEYYTPEKIMEEKGVEPWQIVHAKAFMGDTSDNYPGVKGIGEKTAYKLIQEYGTVAAVLENISSLTKAQRTKIESDLENLNISLQLAQIHCEVPISCPLEDGLHTIDEEKMRFVCSEMDWGRPEILINML from the coding sequence ATGAAAAAAGTATTGTTAGTTGATGGTATGGCACTATTATTTCGTGCTTTTTACGCAACAAGTGTCTACGGACAATTTATGAAACGACAAGATGGTACCCCAACGAACGGGATTCATGGTTATATGAAGCATTTATTAACAGCAACACAAACGATCGAACCGACGCATATTGTAACATGTTGGGACATGGGAAGTACGACATTTAGAACGGAATCGTTCTCGAACTATAAAGCAAACCGTGTAGCACCGCCGGAAGAATTAATTCCACAATTTGATCTAGTACAAGAAATGACAGAGAAGCTATCTATTCCTGTAATTGGTCTGAAAGGTTATGAAGCGGATGATTGCATTGGTACGCTAGCGAAAGAATATTGTAATGACGCAGAAGTGTACATTTTAACAGGTGATACAGATTTACTTCAGCTCGTTGATGCGAATGTTACAGTTATGCTACTTCGTAAAGGAATTGGAAACTATGAGTATTATACACCTGAGAAAATTATGGAAGAAAAAGGCGTAGAACCTTGGCAAATCGTCCATGCGAAAGCTTTTATGGGAGATACAAGTGATAACTACCCAGGTGTAAAAGGAATTGGTGAAAAAACAGCGTACAAGCTTATCCAAGAATACGGAACAGTAGCGGCAGTGCTAGAAAATATATCATCATTAACGAAAGCGCAGCGCACAAAAATTGAAAGTGATTTAGAGAATTTAAATATATCTTTACAATTGGCGCAAATTCATTGTGAAGTTCCAATTTCATGCCCGCTAGAAGATGGATTGCATACAATTGATGAAGAAAAAATGCGATTTGTTTGTAGTGAAATGGATTGGGGAAGACCTGAAATATTAATAAATATGCTATAA
- a CDS encoding FbpB family small basic protein, with protein sequence MRKKMRKSFKQLLIENKQSLLSNKENMKEIEERIEKRHVAYSGASN encoded by the coding sequence ATGAGAAAAAAAATGAGAAAATCCTTTAAACAATTATTAATAGAAAATAAACAATCACTATTAAGCAATAAAGAAAATATGAAAGAAATAGAAGAAAGAATTGAAAAGCGTCATGTAGCATATAGTGGTGCTAGTAATTGA
- a CDS encoding acyltransferase family protein, with product MERYEELDSIRGISALLVMIGHHLMIFSSYQNYRYEDNKPFVVYLLKETPARIIFSSGNESVIVFFILSGFVLYESIQKNYSSYGVYLLKRICRIYIPYVVAIIIAILCQLTMSQYGVSYLSEWFNSSWTIKSSSNLMMQHILLIGKYNTDAYNSVIWSLVHEMRISIIFPLVLIVCLRKTIRYSLLSLFSFSICSVSILYLFQSSLTLTSYALTLHYTVLFLLGALVAKYKNDLIMFYSKCTKNKKILWFLVAILFYMYEGVIGEVKVLNNFLFRDYFVAISACLFVILSLSVSTFSSLLRNKYLLYLGRISYSLYLYHIISLFSLIYMLHEILPLTIILIMSLILSFILATISYLFVEKFAFRVGKYVTKQADVEKKGLSVH from the coding sequence ATGGAGAGGTATGAAGAGCTAGATTCTATAAGAGGAATTTCTGCACTTTTAGTAATGATTGGACATCATCTTATGATTTTTTCATCATATCAAAATTATCGTTATGAAGATAATAAACCATTTGTTGTATATCTATTAAAAGAAACGCCTGCTCGTATTATTTTTAGTAGTGGTAACGAATCAGTTATTGTCTTTTTTATTTTGAGTGGATTTGTTTTATATGAATCTATTCAAAAAAACTACAGCAGTTACGGAGTATACCTTTTAAAGCGTATATGTAGAATATATATTCCATATGTTGTGGCAATAATAATAGCTATTTTGTGCCAGCTTACAATGAGTCAATATGGTGTTTCTTATTTAAGCGAATGGTTCAACAGCTCATGGACGATTAAAAGTTCTTCAAATCTAATGATGCAGCATATTTTATTGATAGGAAAATATAATACAGATGCGTATAACAGTGTAATTTGGTCGCTTGTGCATGAAATGCGAATCTCAATTATTTTTCCGTTAGTTTTAATTGTTTGTTTGCGTAAAACAATTCGATATTCATTATTGTCTTTGTTTAGTTTCAGTATATGTTCTGTCTCGATATTGTATTTATTTCAATCGAGTTTAACATTAACAAGCTATGCATTAACACTGCACTATACGGTGTTGTTTTTATTAGGAGCACTAGTTGCGAAGTATAAAAATGATTTAATAATGTTTTATAGTAAGTGTACTAAAAATAAGAAAATTTTATGGTTTCTAGTGGCGATTTTGTTTTATATGTATGAAGGGGTTATTGGAGAAGTAAAGGTACTCAATAATTTTTTATTTCGAGACTACTTCGTAGCAATAAGCGCATGTCTATTTGTCATATTAAGTCTGTCAGTATCAACTTTTTCATCCTTGCTACGTAATAAATACTTGTTATATTTGGGGAGAATTTCTTACAGTCTTTACTTATATCATATTATATCTTTGTTTTCCCTTATATATATGCTTCATGAAATATTACCGTTAACTATTATTTTAATTATGTCGCTCATTCTTTCTTTTATACTTGCAACGATTTCGTATTTGTTTGTAGAGAAATTTGCATTCAGAGTAGGAAAGTATGTAACAAAACAAGCAGATGTAGAAAAGAAAGGGTTATCTGTACATTAA
- a CDS encoding YveK family protein, with product MKQEISIKDFQQLLKRRVLTIVLTMCCLTACLILISKYVLKPSYQYSTQILVGNLDEFNKENAMNKTQENKQLVTSYVDILKSPLIISTVQKTLNLEQSSYELAKKISVVNTDNSQIVTVTVKDSNPKVVKEIVKSLAEQSQKSFQQYTNVQGIKILTDPELQEKAEKLFPKFQLIIPISLIVSLFVGIGLAVLRDYFDERINVEQDLEKITTVPVIGHISMKPKRKRKSTEVETQSSIYRGEHVDV from the coding sequence TTGAAGCAAGAAATTAGTATAAAAGATTTTCAACAGTTACTGAAAAGAAGAGTATTGACAATAGTATTGACAATGTGTTGTTTAACAGCATGTCTAATTCTTATCTCTAAGTATGTGTTAAAGCCTTCATATCAATATTCAACGCAAATTCTTGTTGGGAATTTAGATGAGTTTAATAAGGAGAATGCAATGAATAAAACACAGGAAAATAAGCAGCTCGTAACATCGTATGTTGATATTTTAAAAAGCCCACTTATTATTTCAACAGTGCAAAAAACTTTGAATTTAGAACAATCGAGTTATGAATTAGCAAAAAAAATTTCGGTGGTGAATACGGATAATTCACAAATTGTTACTGTTACAGTAAAAGATTCGAATCCTAAAGTTGTGAAAGAAATTGTAAAGTCATTGGCAGAACAATCTCAAAAAAGCTTTCAACAGTATACTAACGTACAGGGAATAAAAATATTGACTGATCCAGAGCTACAGGAAAAAGCGGAAAAATTATTTCCGAAATTTCAACTCATTATTCCCATCTCTTTAATTGTTAGTTTGTTTGTTGGTATTGGATTAGCTGTACTTCGGGATTATTTTGATGAGCGTATAAATGTGGAACAAGATTTAGAGAAAATAACAACAGTCCCTGTTATTGGTCACATAAGTATGAAGCCGAAAAGAAAAAGAAAATCTACAGAGGTTGAAACACAATCATCTATATATAGAGGTGAACATGTCGATGTTTAA
- a CDS encoding CpsD/CapB family tyrosine-protein kinase — protein MSMFKIKKKPDLDLHDAVMKEQFYTIYHELKKSGKQVFTVSSTKDRGVVASLIVNMGLVFAEMKKKVLLVDVNFSDPKLHLLLQSNRMTTINDIIISSTLNYESFSSSVSEYLYCIPAQKTVHNGTPLVAMDEFDNVIDMWKDEFDYIFFYSSEVFELPATHIIAVKCDGIVLAVEKRKDSLRTVKKVIANIEKKECELLGIVLYS, from the coding sequence ATGTCGATGTTTAAGATAAAGAAAAAGCCGGATCTCGATCTGCATGATGCTGTGATGAAAGAGCAATTCTATACAATATATCATGAGTTAAAAAAATCAGGAAAACAAGTATTCACAGTCAGTTCAACTAAGGACAGGGGCGTTGTTGCCTCGCTTATAGTAAATATGGGATTAGTTTTTGCAGAAATGAAGAAAAAAGTGCTACTTGTAGATGTGAATTTTTCTGATCCTAAATTACATCTACTGTTACAAAGCAATCGTATGACAACAATAAACGATATAATAATTTCTTCAACCTTAAATTATGAATCTTTTTCTAGTAGTGTTTCTGAATATTTATATTGTATCCCAGCACAAAAAACAGTACATAATGGAACGCCCTTAGTTGCTATGGATGAATTTGATAATGTAATAGACATGTGGAAAGACGAGTTTGATTACATTTTCTTTTATTCATCTGAAGTATTTGAGCTCCCTGCTACGCATATTATTGCGGTTAAATGTGATGGTATAGTTTTGGCGGTCGAAAAGCGAAAAGATTCGTTGCGTACAGTTAAAAAAGTAATAGCGAACATAGAAAAAAAAGAATGTGAATTGCTAGGTATAGTTTTATATTCTTGA
- a CDS encoding sugar transferase, giving the protein MIRETNQAKVYTIPAQEKDKLLNRSVKRLFDITFSLILLLLMIPVMLFFSIMVALETSGSPIYFQERLGIKGKKFNLFKLRSMVSDAEKNGPQWADENDPRITKVGLFIRKTRIDELPQLINILKGDMSFVGPRPEREYFYEQFEAYIPEFRHRLLVKPGLTGWAQINGGYNLDPKEKLELDMEYIREKTIRMDIRILCKTILIVWNGNGAR; this is encoded by the coding sequence ATGATTCGTGAAACAAACCAAGCTAAGGTGTATACTATTCCGGCTCAAGAAAAGGATAAGCTTTTGAATCGCAGTGTAAAACGCTTGTTTGATATTACATTTTCACTCATATTGTTACTTTTAATGATACCAGTTATGTTGTTCTTTTCTATTATGGTTGCTTTAGAAACATCAGGGTCTCCAATCTATTTTCAAGAACGTTTAGGAATTAAAGGAAAAAAATTCAATTTATTTAAATTAAGATCGATGGTTAGCGATGCTGAAAAGAACGGACCGCAATGGGCAGATGAGAACGATCCGAGAATTACAAAGGTTGGATTGTTTATAAGAAAAACGAGAATTGATGAATTACCACAACTTATTAATATTTTAAAAGGTGATATGTCTTTTGTCGGTCCTAGACCAGAGAGAGAGTATTTTTATGAACAGTTTGAAGCCTATATTCCTGAGTTCAGGCATCGTTTATTGGTGAAACCAGGGTTAACAGGGTGGGCACAAATAAATGGAGGGTATAATCTTGATCCGAAAGAAAAATTAGAATTGGATATGGAATATATTAGAGAGAAAACGATTAGGATGGATATTCGTATTTTATGTAAGACAATTCTTATTGTATGGAATGGGAATGGTGCAAGATAA
- a CDS encoding oligosaccharide flippase family protein, producing the protein MGRSILNNIVHLFYSTILANILQAISLIALANFFNAQNYGMFSIAIALTFVMLFFTDLGLSNTFLREGAKDGVELGTILSSYIKIRMLLLVVISVIGYIAIHYVYEDSNLIYMMLNVMFLMLIGLAWQNIGVSYFQLTERMKYIALIKVVSAALVIIITCFCIFGELPVYMTARLYSFGYMLGGLFSIHVMRKKMDINMKVVIHKGLLWNLGPFIVSGFLIMSTPQLAPILLNYTLPLSMVGVFAVAYRMPAALYQVPGVIAGAFFPVLFKHYNQNHIEEHTKLNMLQIKSMAVVGICMTIGLYNLAPYFISIFFHEEWSNAVEPLQILSFLIVLQSLNIAIADGLTTSGFQNKRTAVQCVALVIGGIMLYSLSSIGGVIGAAYAMVLFEIVALIGYMAVSVVRKKIIFQIVMPYTIYFGVTFIGVQYALHTYNLIALVLNTIIVVVGIFLYDYELKKLILSFIRKTRKKDYITKQGI; encoded by the coding sequence ATGGGTAGATCCATTCTAAATAATATTGTACATCTATTTTATAGTACGATTTTAGCTAACATTCTTCAGGCCATTAGTTTAATTGCTTTAGCCAACTTTTTTAATGCACAAAATTACGGGATGTTTAGTATTGCAATAGCATTGACGTTTGTTATGTTATTTTTTACAGATTTAGGACTTAGTAATACATTTCTTCGAGAAGGAGCAAAGGATGGAGTAGAATTAGGGACGATTTTATCTTCGTATATAAAAATAAGGATGCTTCTTCTTGTTGTTATTTCTGTAATTGGTTATATAGCCATTCATTATGTGTATGAGGATAGCAATTTAATTTATATGATGTTAAACGTAATGTTCCTGATGCTAATTGGACTTGCATGGCAAAATATAGGAGTTTCCTATTTTCAGCTTACGGAACGGATGAAATATATAGCACTTATTAAAGTTGTATCAGCAGCTCTTGTCATTATAATTACATGCTTCTGCATTTTCGGAGAACTACCAGTATATATGACGGCTCGTTTATATAGTTTTGGTTATATGCTAGGTGGTTTATTTAGCATACATGTAATGAGAAAAAAGATGGACATTAACATGAAGGTAGTAATTCATAAAGGATTATTATGGAATTTAGGGCCTTTTATTGTTAGCGGTTTTTTAATTATGAGCACACCGCAATTAGCACCTATTTTACTCAATTATACATTACCATTAAGTATGGTAGGTGTTTTTGCGGTCGCTTATCGAATGCCAGCAGCTTTATATCAAGTGCCAGGTGTGATTGCAGGAGCATTTTTTCCAGTGCTTTTTAAACATTATAACCAGAATCATATAGAAGAGCATACGAAATTAAATATGCTTCAAATAAAATCGATGGCGGTTGTAGGAATATGTATGACGATAGGCTTATATAATTTAGCGCCATATTTTATCTCTATATTTTTTCATGAGGAATGGAGTAATGCGGTAGAGCCACTCCAAATATTATCTTTTCTCATTGTGTTACAAAGTTTAAATATAGCTATCGCTGATGGTTTAACAACGAGTGGATTTCAAAATAAGAGAACCGCTGTGCAGTGTGTTGCTTTAGTGATTGGTGGAATTATGCTATATAGTTTAAGTAGTATTGGCGGAGTAATAGGAGCGGCTTACGCCATGGTTTTATTTGAGATAGTAGCTTTGATTGGATATATGGCAGTAAGTGTAGTGAGGAAAAAAATTATATTCCAAATTGTAATGCCTTATACAATTTATTTTGGTGTAACCTTTATAGGAGTACAATATGCATTGCATACATACAATTTGATTGCACTTGTTCTCAATACGATTATCGTAGTAGTTGGTATTTTTCTATATGATTATGAGTTAAAAAAACTTATTCTTTCGTTTATAAGAAAAACACGAAAAAAGGATTATATTACGAAACAGGGGATATAG
- a CDS encoding O-antigen ligase family protein, which yields MENNMQISMKWIFLLILFVMLSKYNIYIGFSLKIYMIFLVIYFCLTIKDFYIRKLYFHEVVFLLFYFIYCLSGILSIYLSASIRMILGVLLVLGCYFIMRNLLGNTEIVVLESSIVYVGFVFNIVSLILYIVGLQHFGLYGGEEREIYAGLLVDRGYPRLIGLLDDPNIFIFYNTIFFMYYMTNLHNMTNIIGLILCVTTSLLTFSRGGILAIFLVIFVYICMSSFVKKIKIIMGLLFFGVVIFGISNVVMGGQLDDILNKRISDFSHDNGSGRFTLWEAAFKYFLSNPYIGIGAFNFSNYYEYQFNEKLYVHNTFLEILSESGMIGFLLYCAFLCILMMKLAKYNLFREKPYLFLTMIAFLLQMMSLSLIINEAFFLFLAVVVKYISIYEGRGKIDGKLSFST from the coding sequence ATGGAAAATAATATGCAAATTTCAATGAAATGGATTTTTCTTCTAATCTTGTTTGTTATGTTAAGTAAATACAACATATATATAGGATTTTCTTTGAAGATATATATGATCTTTTTAGTCATTTATTTTTGTTTAACTATTAAAGATTTTTATATTCGAAAGCTATATTTTCATGAGGTCGTTTTTTTACTGTTTTATTTCATCTATTGTTTAAGTGGTATTCTTTCTATATATTTAAGTGCTAGTATTCGTATGATTCTTGGCGTATTACTTGTTTTAGGATGTTATTTTATAATGAGGAATTTATTGGGGAATACAGAAATAGTAGTACTAGAATCATCCATTGTCTATGTAGGATTCGTTTTTAATATTGTGAGCCTCATACTCTATATAGTCGGGTTACAACATTTTGGATTATATGGTGGAGAAGAGAGAGAAATTTATGCTGGATTATTAGTAGATAGAGGATATCCAAGATTAATTGGATTATTGGATGATCCCAACATTTTCATTTTTTATAATACAATATTTTTTATGTACTATATGACGAATTTACATAATATGACTAATATAATAGGATTGATTTTATGCGTTACAACGAGTTTATTAACCTTTTCAAGAGGTGGGATTTTAGCAATTTTCCTCGTTATTTTTGTATATATATGTATGTCCAGTTTTGTTAAAAAAATAAAAATTATAATGGGTTTATTATTTTTCGGTGTTGTTATTTTTGGTATATCGAATGTAGTAATGGGTGGACAGTTAGATGATATATTGAATAAACGAATTTCTGATTTTTCACACGATAATGGGAGTGGCAGATTTACATTATGGGAAGCTGCTTTCAAATACTTTTTATCTAATCCATATATCGGTATTGGCGCGTTTAATTTTTCGAATTATTATGAGTACCAGTTTAATGAAAAACTATATGTGCATAATACATTTTTGGAAATTTTATCTGAATCGGGTATGATTGGTTTTCTTTTATATTGTGCCTTTTTATGTATTCTGATGATGAAGTTGGCTAAGTATAACTTGTTTCGTGAAAAACCATATCTTTTCTTAACGATGATTGCATTTTTACTTCAGATGATGTCATTGTCGCTTATTATTAACGAAGCTTTTTTCTTATTTTTAGCAGTTGTTGTGAAATACATTTCAATATATGAAGGAAGGGGAAAGATAGATGGTAAATTGTCTTTCAGTACATAA
- a CDS encoding glycosyltransferase family 4 protein — translation MNILLMTDKLITGGAESYFCKLENHLQYENLTVYTAAGDGELYQSLARKENFILLSRWNHLRNIYYLRKEICKRKIDIIHANSMRMVLYAFLIQKFIKRKIKVVYTKHNVTILEKKMPIVFRYFMNKYVDSIITVSESEKNNLLSVLVAEEKIKTIYNGVDIEKFLFQQKKKESVYKVGILARLSKEKNHQLFVKIADVLKTRKDFLFYIAGDGPEKESIMKEIEKYDLQQSVKMLGNISEPHEFIGNMDVLLLLSFREVFPMVVIEAMATGTPVVSIDVGGINEAVIDGESGVLISKYCEYEFADAIKELQENEEMMNNVRVTARKKAERYFSLTKMVEETIYIYELSKRL, via the coding sequence ATGAATATATTGTTGATGACAGATAAGTTGATAACTGGGGGAGCCGAGAGTTACTTTTGTAAACTGGAAAACCATTTGCAATACGAGAATTTAACAGTTTATACAGCTGCAGGTGATGGGGAATTATATCAATCTCTTGCTAGAAAAGAAAATTTCATTCTGCTCAGTCGATGGAATCATTTAAGGAATATATATTATTTACGAAAAGAGATTTGTAAACGAAAGATAGATATCATTCATGCAAATAGTATGCGAATGGTATTGTATGCTTTCCTAATTCAAAAGTTTATTAAAAGAAAGATAAAAGTCGTGTACACGAAACATAATGTAACGATACTAGAGAAGAAAATGCCAATAGTCTTTCGTTATTTCATGAATAAATATGTGGACTCTATTATTACTGTAAGTGAGTCTGAAAAGAACAATTTACTTTCCGTTCTTGTAGCAGAAGAAAAGATAAAGACAATATATAACGGTGTGGATATTGAAAAATTTTTATTTCAGCAGAAAAAAAAAGAATCTGTTTATAAGGTAGGTATACTAGCAAGATTATCAAAGGAAAAAAACCATCAATTATTTGTTAAAATTGCAGATGTGTTGAAAACGAGAAAAGATTTTTTGTTTTATATTGCTGGTGATGGACCTGAGAAAGAATCTATTATGAAAGAAATAGAAAAATATGATTTACAACAAAGTGTAAAGATGCTAGGCAATATTTCAGAACCACATGAGTTTATCGGAAATATGGATGTTTTACTTTTACTATCTTTTCGTGAAGTGTTCCCAATGGTAGTAATTGAAGCAATGGCTACAGGAACACCAGTTGTATCGATAGATGTCGGTGGAATAAATGAAGCGGTTATAGATGGAGAATCAGGTGTGTTAATTTCGAAATATTGCGAGTATGAATTCGCAGATGCAATTAAGGAATTACAAGAGAATGAAGAAATGATGAATAATGTGAGAGTGACGGCGCGAAAAAAAGCGGAGAGATATTTTTCATTAACTAAAATGGTAGAAGAAACGATATATATATATGAGTTAAGCAAACGATTATAA